From a single Daphnia pulex isolate KAP4 chromosome 2, ASM2113471v1 genomic region:
- the LOC124188603 gene encoding ecdysone receptor-like isoform X2, with product MTMGDHGEVSSSSSVPMTTSSPSSWPSNNNNNRVQQQQQQQQLKYPYGHVTRGANKMLASYSLPGQVMRSNAVSTTTANGHHHHQQQQQHLHYGGSTPQQPSTGLMQPPSFTNGGGIATTVVLTGLHHHHHQVAGHVQQRIGGSPSDEHSLPSSDIGEVDLDLWDLDINGPSVSPQSSTGGGHSPAVPPGRRSSDTSSTSGREDLSPPGSVNGGGGYSVDSFADAKKKKGPVPRQQEELCLVCGDRASGYHYNALTCEGCKGFFRRSITKNAVYQCKYGNGCDIDMYMRRKCQECRLKKCLTVGMRPECVVPEYQCAVKREAKKAQKEKDRPNSSSLGSPDMKEPEIKAIHHQQQQQQQQQQQQQQQLQQQQQLQQQQQHIHVLDEKPMVVCGTANGGVGNGLAVKPLSPEQEELINRLVYFQEEFDQPSEEDLRKISTSGIHESDADAKFKHITEMTILTVQLTVEFSKRLPGFDTLLREDQITLLKACSSEVMMLRCARRYDANTDSIVFANNLPYTRESYNMAGVGDTAEPLFRFGKSMSQMKVDNAEYALLTAIVIFSERPGLVEARKVEKIQEIYLEALQAYVMNHRVRPMTEFAKLLSVLTELRTLGNLNSEMCFSLKLKNKKLPPFLAEIWDVHS from the exons ATGACCATGGGCGATCATGGTGAAGTCagttcgtcgtcgtctgttccGATGACCACATCTTCTCCGTCTTCGTGGccgtccaacaacaacaacaaccgagtccagcagcaacaacagcagcaacagctcaAGTATCCCTACGGTCACGTGACTCGCGGTGCTAATAAAATGCTGGCCAGTTACTCTCTGCCCGGCCAAGTGATGCGCAGTAACGCTGTGAGCACGACAACGGCCaacggccatcatcatcatcaacaacagcaacaacatctgCATTACGGCGGATCGACTCCACAGCAGCCATCAACCGGTTTGATGCAACCGCCATCTTTCACCAATGGCGGTGGCATAGCCACGACCGTCGTTTTGACCGGtttgcaccaccaccaccaccaggttGCTGGACATGTCCAGCAGAGGATCGGCGGAAGTCCGTCCGACGAGCATTCGCTCCCATCGTCGGACATTGGCGAAGTCGATTTGGATCTGTGGGATCTGGACATCAACGGGCCATCCGTCAGTCCCCAATCGTCGACGGGCGGCGGCCACAGTCCGGCCGTCCCGCCCGGCCGACGATCCTCCGACACATCCTCAACTTCAG GTCGAGAAGATTTGTCGCCGCCGGGCAGCGTCAATGGCGGTGGCGGTTACTCGGTTGACAGTTTTGCCGatgccaagaagaagaaaggtcCCGTACCGCGACAACAGGAGGAATTGTGTCTGGTCTGCGGTGATCGAGCTTCCGGTTACCACTACAACGCCCTCACCTGTGAAGGATGCAAAG GATTCTTCCGGCGGAGTATCACGAAAAATGCAGTGTACCAGTGCAAGTACGGCAACGGCTGCGACATTGACATGTACATGAGGCGAAAGTGCCAAGAGTGCCGACTGAAAAAGTGCCTGACGGTTGGCATGCGACCGGAAT GTGTCGTTCCAGAGTACCAGTGCGCCGTCAAAAGGGAAGCCAAGAAAGCGCAAAAGGAAAAGGACCGGCCCAATTCCAGTTCGCTGGGATCGCCCGACATGAAAGAGCCTGAAATCAAGGCCatccaccaccaacaacagcagcagcagcagcaacaacaacagcagcaacaacaattgcagcagcagcagcagttacaacaacagcagcaacacattCAC GTGTTGGATGAGAAACCCATGGTGGTTTGCGGCACCGCCAACGGAGGTGTTGGCAACGGGTTGGCCGTCAAACCCCTCAGTCCCGAGCAGGAGGAGCTCATCAATCGGCTCGTCTATTTCCAGGAAGAATTTGATCAACCGTCCGAAGAGGATCTGAGAAAAATTTCc ACGTCGGGCATTCACGAATCGGACGCCGACGCCAAATTCAAACACATAACGGAAATGACGATCCTGACTGTGCAGCTGACGGTCGAGTTTTCCAAGCGGCTGCCGGGCTTCGACACGCTCCTGCGCGAGGATCAGATCACGTTGCTCAAGGCGTGCTCGAGCGAGGTGATGATGCTGCGCTGCGCCCGACGCTACGACGCCAACACGGACTCGATCGTTTTCGCCAACAACCTGCCCTACACGCGCGAGTCGTACAACATGGCCGGCGTCGGAGACACGGCCGAGCCGCTCTTCCGCTTCGGCAAGAGCATGTCGCAGATGAAAGTCGACAATGCCGAGTACGCCCTTCTCACGGCCATCGTCATCTTCTCTG aACGACCGGGATTGGTGGAGGCGAGAAAAGTGGAAAAGATTCAGGAGATTTACCTCGAAGCGCTTCAGGCTTACGTGATGAACCACCGGGTGCGGCCGATGACGGAATTCGCAAAGCTCCTGTCGGTGCTAACCGAGTTGCGCACGCTCGGCAACCTCAACTCTGAGATGTGCTTTTCTCTCAAGctcaaaaacaagaaactgcCGCCCTTCCTCGCCGAAATCTGGGACGTTCATTCGTGA
- the LOC124207463 gene encoding extensin-2-like: MDEKLQCTVTECILRRIISTQSVDCDFVMSPFAVSLKAGSITGVPMSPGYGGYQSTTPPPCYTTTTFARTSYYTEAHYYYTTKAPEYYTEADAAPSYNIKRTTPKLPSTKTTKSPEYYTYVAPACCTEAPKYYLVPSYYTEAPTYYTTKAAEYYTEPPKYYTNKAPTTTCASPNLYTEAPKYYSALSYTTTTEAAKYYAAPTYYTAAAPSYYVESEYYT, translated from the exons ATGGATGAAaaactgcagtgcactgttACCGagtgcattcttcgtcgtattatcagtacgcaatcgg TTGATTGTGATTTCGTGATGTCGCCGTTTGCCGTATCATTGAAGGCTgggtcgatcactggtgtaccgatgtctcctgggtatggcggataccaaagcaccacgccgccgccttgctacacaacgacaacattcgcaagaaccagttactacactgaggcacactattactacaccaccaaggctccagagtattacaccgaaGCTGatgctgccccgagttacaacATCAAacgtactacaccgaagctcccaagtactaaAACCACCAAGTCACCGGAGTATTACACGTATGTTGCCCCAGCTTGctgcaccgaggctcccaagtattacctagttcctagctactacaccgaggctccaacttattacaccaccaaagcggctgaatactacaccgagccgcccaagtactacaccaacaaggctcccaccacaacttgtgcttcCCCGAACctctacaccgaagccccgaagtattactctgccctaagctacacaactacaactgaggcggccaagtactACGCagccccaacttactacacagcggctgctccttcgtactacgttgaatcggaatactacacctag